The Benincasa hispida cultivar B227 chromosome 9, ASM972705v1, whole genome shotgun sequence genome has a segment encoding these proteins:
- the LOC120087311 gene encoding LRR receptor-like serine/threonine-protein kinase ERL2, translated as MAEENMHRDLRMRMRSFVVILWCLVQCCWFSDAILDPIDFLALQSIRKGLEDLPGSNFFASWDFTGDPCNFAGVFCDSYKVVALNLGDPRAGSPGLVGRIDSGIGKLSALTEFTIVPGRVFGALPQSLFQLKNLCFLAISRNFIAGTLPANLGELRSLRTLDLSYNQLTGEIPRSIGTITELSNVILCHNRLTGSVPMFPFRSLNRLDLKHNNLTGPLSPDSLPPSLQYLSLSWNRLNGPVFRLLSRLNQLNYLDLSLNQFTGTIPTCIFSFPIVNLQLQRNFFTGPILPVDQVVIPTVDLSYNRLSGPVSPMFSTVQNLYLNNNRFTGEVPNSLVDRLLAANIQTLYLQHNFLTGIAINPTAEIPLSSSLCLQYNCMVPPIQTPCPEKAGNQKTRPMEQCGEWRG; from the coding sequence ATGGCGGAGGAGAATATGCACAGGGATTTGAGGATGAGGATGAGGAGTTTTGTTGTGATTTTATGGTGTTTGGTGCAATGCTGCTGGTTTTCGGATGCGATTTTGGATCCGATTGATTTTTTGGCTCTGCAATCGATACGGAAGGGTTTGGAGGATTTGCCTGGCTCTAATTTCTTCGCGTCTTGGGATTTCACGGGTGATCCTTGTAATTTCGCTGGTGTTTTCTGTGATTCTTATAAAGTTGTTGCCCTAAACCTAGGGGATCCGCGTGCTGGTTCGCCTGGTCTGGTTGGCCGGATTGATTCTGGCATTGGTAAGCTCTCAGCACTCACGGAGTTCACCATTGTTCCTGGTCGAGTCTTTGGAGCTTTGCCGCAGTCTCTCTTCCAACTGAAGAATCTTTGTTTTCTAGCTATCAGCCGGAACTTCATCGCTGGTACTCTTCCGGCGAATCTCGGTGAGCTTCGGAGCTTGAGGACATTGGACCTCAGTTACAATCAACTCACTGGAGAAATTCCTCGCTCCATCGGAACGATTACGGAGTTATCCAATGTCATCCTCTGCCATAATCGTCTCACAGGTTCAGTTCCTATGTTTCCATTCCGTAGCCTTAATCGTCTTGATCTGAAGCACAATAATCTTACCGGACCTCTTAGCCCTGACTCTCTTCCTCCGTCTCTCCAATACCTCTCTCTCTCATGGAACCGCCTCAACGGTCCTGTCTTCCGCCTTCTCAGCCGCCTTAACCAGTTGAACTACCTCGACCTCAGCCTGAACCAGTTCACCGGAACGATTCCAACTTGCATCTTCAGTTTCCCGATTGTCAACCTCCAGTTGCAACGGAACTTCTTTACCGGTCCGATCCTACCGGTTGATCAGGTGGTGATCCCGACCGTCGATCTCAGCTACAACCGTCTCTCGGGTCCGGTTTCTCCAATGTTCTCCACCGTGCAGAATCTGTACCTGAACAACAACCGCTTCACCGGCGAAGTTCCAAACAGCCTTGTGGATCGATTGTTAGCTGCGAATATTCAAACTCTGTATTTGCAGCACAATTTTCTGACCGGAATCGCGATCAATCCGACGGCGGAGATTCCTCTAAGTAGCTCATTGTGTTTGCAGTACAACTGTATGGTGCCGCCGATACAGACGCCGTGCCCGGAGAAGGCCGGCAACCAGAAGACGAGGCCGATGGAGCAGTGCGGCGAGTGGAGAGGGTGA
- the LOC120087342 gene encoding autophagy-related protein 18g-like isoform X1, translated as MKKGKGRNLGILPNSLKIISSCLKTVSTNASTVASTVRSAGASVAASISAASSEDEKDQVTWAGFDILEVEPYVIRHVLLLGYLNGFQVLDVEDASNFKELVSKRGGPVSFLQIHPSPAKPDTPPAKTDGHDVLRRSHPLLLIVAGEESKDVAVGQNHNPTGVHPGSCANSHNAVQFYSLKSQSYVHVLRFRSAVCMVRCSSQIVAVGLATQIYCFDAITLEVVFSVLTSPVPEISGHGTTGINVGYGPMAVGPRWLAYPAVGPLPSTTVPLSSQSPCLSPGVNPSSLPGSDRTKAHFAVKSGWKAGSHSGMGADYPGMVAVKDFVTRAIITQFRAHTSPLSALCFDPSGTLLVTASIYGNNINIFRIIPNSRSGSSGLSFDCSSSHVHLYKLHRGITSAMIQDICFSNYSQWVAIVSSKGTCHVFLLSPFGGEAGFRILNSQGGEPRLLPVLTLPWWSTSSLMINQQSFPPPPPVTLSVVSRIKYSSFGWLNTVNNSAGSGKGFVPSGAVAAIFHNTLSHNIQHVNSKPNSLEHLLVYTPSGHVVQHELLPSFGAEPSLHSSRTESSSFLHMQEDDLKLKVEPIQWWDACRRSDYSERGECIYDSTFDGQDVAKTKTKTIQNERIDTEETYDLDFQEMNDGSSAEKVLRVQGQYGISHEQSHWFLSNAEVQMSSGRLPIWQNSKIYVMSSPRINSIAGGEFEIEKVPVQEIEVREKELLPCFDHCLNLDSGCNDRGLLLGRCISPTSSETYQSEVKVAEEIVVICHSKPASLSSTESSDGGSSRRMENFIDFDQASCEKACTLCQHLNEMYWEKRASESCTTPRSSNILSTKVECSRIDGSPCDLHFSNSDFDFPSIEQVSSKRPPFNKVTFEHICQEEPCKALDGTDGCHDINDISTDHARSQP; from the exons ATGAAGAAGGGGAAGGGTAGGAACCTCGGGATTTTGCCTAATTCTCTGAAAATTATCTCGTCGTGCTTGAAGACGGTGTCTACTAATGCCAGCACCGTTGCTTCCACTGTCCGCTCTGCCGGTGCCTCGGTTGCTGCTTCGATCTCCGCAGCTTCTTCCGAGGACGAGAAAGATCAG GTAACTTGGGCTGGTTTTGACATTCTGGAAGTTGAACCATATGTCATAAGGCACGTTCTCTTACTTGGTTATCTGAATGGATTTCAAGTACTTGACGTGGAGGATGCTTCTAACTTCAAAGAACTAGTTTCAAAGCGTGGTGGCCCTGTTTCCTTCTTACAGATTCATCCTTCTCCAGCAAAGCCTGATACTCCTCCAGCAAAGACGGATGGTCATGATGTGCTCAGAAGATCACACCCTTTATTGTTGATTGTTGCAGGAGAAGAAAGCAAAGATGTAGCTGTGGGACAAAACCATAATCCTACGGGTGTCCACCCAGGAAGTTGTGCCAACTCTCACAATGCTGTTCAGTTTTACTCCCTTAAGTCTCAATCTTATGTGCATGTTTTGAGATTCAGATCTGCCGTTTGTATGGTTAGATGCAGTTCTCAGATAGTAGCTGTGGGCCTGGCTACACAA ATATATTGCTTCGATGCAATCACCCTTGAGGTTGTATTTAGTGTTTTGACCTCTCCAGTTCCTGAGATATCAGGACATGGAACCACTGGAATTAATGTTGGTTATGGTCCCATGGCTGTGGGTCCAAGGTGGCTAGCATATCCTGCTGTTGGCCCACTACCATCGACCACTGTTCCATTAAGTTCACAAAGCCCATGCCTCTCTCCAGGTGTTAATCCCTCATCATTGCCAGGCAGTGATAGGACAAAGGCTCATTTTGCAGTGAAGTCTG GATGGAAAGCTGGAAGTCATTCAGGAATGGGAGCAGATTATCCTGGGATG GTTGCTGTTAAAGATTTTGTTACCCGGGCTATTATAACTCAGTTTAGAGCTCACACCAGCCCATTGTCTGCACTATGTTTTGATCCTAGTGGGACACTTCTAGTGACTGCATCAATATATGGGAATAACATCAATATCTTCCGAATCATACCGAATTCACGCAGTGGATCAAGTGGTCTAAGCTTTGACTGCAGCTCTTCTCATGTCCATCTTTACAAACTGCACCGTGGAATAACATCAGCT ATGATCCAGGATATTTGCTTTAGTAACTACAGTCAATGGGTGGCAATTGTTTCATCCAAGGGGACGTGTCATGTTTTTCTCTTATCCCCTTTTGGCGGTGAAGCTGGATTCAGAATCCTTAATTCTCAGGGTGGAGAACCCCGTCTGCTTCCAGTTCTAACTTTACCCTGGTGGTCCACGTCATCACTCATGATAAATCAGCAATCTTTTCCACCCCCACCACCTGTTACTCTTTCTGTCGTGAGCAGAATTAAATACAGTAGCTTTGGATGGCTAAATACTGTAAACAATTCAGCTGGTTCAGGAAAAGGTTTTGTGCCTTCTGGTGCTGTTGCTGCTATTTTTCATAATACGCTCTCTCACAATATTCAGCATGTAAACTCAAAGCCCAATTCCCTGGAGCATCTGTTGGTTTATACTCCTTCAGGTCATGTAGTTCAGCATGAACTTCTGCCTTCTTTTGGTGCTGAACCAAGTCTCCACAGTTCTAGAACCGAATCAAGTTCTTTTTTACATATGCAGGAAGATGAtcttaaattaaaagttgaGCCTATTCAGTGGTGGGATGCGTGTAGAAGATCTGATTATTCAGAAAGAGGAGAGTGCATCTATGACTCCACCTTTGATGGGCAAGATGTAgccaaaaccaaaaccaaaaccatTCAGAATGAAAGAATAGATACCGAGGAAACATATGATTTGGATTTCCAGGAAATGAATGATGGTTCTAGTGCAGAAAAGGTTCTTAGAGTCCAAGGTCAATATGGTATATCTCATGAGCAATCCCACTGGTTTCTATCGAATGCAGAAGTACAAATGAGCTCCGGAAGGCTACCAATTTGGCAGAACTCCAAG ATTTATGTTATGAGTTCTCCAAGAATCAATAGTATAGCTGGTGGAGAGTTTGAAATCGAAAAAGTCCCTGTTCAAGAAATTGAAGTTAGGGAGAAGGAACTGTTACCTTGTTTTGACCACTGCCTCAACCTCGATTCTGGCTGCAATGACAG AGGCCTTCTTTTGGGAAGATGCATCAGTCCTACTTCTTCCGAGACGTACCAGTCTGAGGTCAAAGTCGCTGAAGAAATTGTTGTTATTTGTCACTCCAAACCGGCATCACTTAGCTCCACAGAGAGCTCAGATGGGG GTTCATCAAGAAGGATggaaaattttattgattttgatcAAGCAAGCTGCGAGAAGGCTTGTACTCTTTGTCAGCATCTAAATGAAATGTATTGGGAAAAAAGAGCTAGCGAGTCTTGCACAACACCAAGATCCTCAAATATTCTATCTACTAAAGTCGAATGTTCGAGGATCGATGGTTCCCCTTGTGATTTACACTTCTCAAACAGCGATTTTGATTTCCCTTCCATCGAACAAGTTTCTTCCAAAAGACCGCCTTTCAACAAAG TTACTTTTGAACACATTTGCCAGGAGGAACCCTGCAAGGCATTGGATGGTACTGATGGTTGCCACGATATAAATGATATTTCGACTGATCATGCCCGATCCCAACCGTAA
- the LOC120087342 gene encoding autophagy-related protein 18g-like isoform X3, giving the protein MKKGKGRNLGILPNSLKIISSCLKTVSTNASTVASTVRSAGASVAASISAASSEDEKDQVTWAGFDILEVEPYVIRHVLLLGYLNGFQVLDVEDASNFKELVSKRGGPVSFLQIHPSPAKPDTPPAKTDGHDVLRRSHPLLLIVAGEESKDVAVGQNHNPTGVHPGSCANSHNAVQFYSLKSQSYVHVLRFRSAVCMVRCSSQIVAVGLATQIYCFDAITLEVVFSVLTSPVPEISGHGTTGINVGYGPMAVGPRWLAYPAVGPLPSTTVPLSSQSPCLSPGVNPSSLPGSDRTKAHFAVKSGWKAGSHSGMGADYPGMMIQDICFSNYSQWVAIVSSKGTCHVFLLSPFGGEAGFRILNSQGGEPRLLPVLTLPWWSTSSLMINQQSFPPPPPVTLSVVSRIKYSSFGWLNTVNNSAGSGKGFVPSGAVAAIFHNTLSHNIQHVNSKPNSLEHLLVYTPSGHVVQHELLPSFGAEPSLHSSRTESSSFLHMQEDDLKLKVEPIQWWDACRRSDYSERGECIYDSTFDGQDVAKTKTKTIQNERIDTEETYDLDFQEMNDGSSAEKVLRVQGQYGISHEQSHWFLSNAEVQMSSGRLPIWQNSKIYVMSSPRINSIAGGEFEIEKVPVQEIEVREKELLPCFDHCLNLDSGCNDRGLLLGRCISPTSSETYQSEVKVAEEIVVICHSKPASLSSTESSDGGSSRRMENFIDFDQASCEKACTLCQHLNEMYWEKRASESCTTPRSSNILSTKVECSRIDGSPCDLHFSNSDFDFPSIEQVSSKRPPFNKVTFEHICQEEPCKALDGTDGCHDINDISTDHARSQP; this is encoded by the exons ATGAAGAAGGGGAAGGGTAGGAACCTCGGGATTTTGCCTAATTCTCTGAAAATTATCTCGTCGTGCTTGAAGACGGTGTCTACTAATGCCAGCACCGTTGCTTCCACTGTCCGCTCTGCCGGTGCCTCGGTTGCTGCTTCGATCTCCGCAGCTTCTTCCGAGGACGAGAAAGATCAG GTAACTTGGGCTGGTTTTGACATTCTGGAAGTTGAACCATATGTCATAAGGCACGTTCTCTTACTTGGTTATCTGAATGGATTTCAAGTACTTGACGTGGAGGATGCTTCTAACTTCAAAGAACTAGTTTCAAAGCGTGGTGGCCCTGTTTCCTTCTTACAGATTCATCCTTCTCCAGCAAAGCCTGATACTCCTCCAGCAAAGACGGATGGTCATGATGTGCTCAGAAGATCACACCCTTTATTGTTGATTGTTGCAGGAGAAGAAAGCAAAGATGTAGCTGTGGGACAAAACCATAATCCTACGGGTGTCCACCCAGGAAGTTGTGCCAACTCTCACAATGCTGTTCAGTTTTACTCCCTTAAGTCTCAATCTTATGTGCATGTTTTGAGATTCAGATCTGCCGTTTGTATGGTTAGATGCAGTTCTCAGATAGTAGCTGTGGGCCTGGCTACACAA ATATATTGCTTCGATGCAATCACCCTTGAGGTTGTATTTAGTGTTTTGACCTCTCCAGTTCCTGAGATATCAGGACATGGAACCACTGGAATTAATGTTGGTTATGGTCCCATGGCTGTGGGTCCAAGGTGGCTAGCATATCCTGCTGTTGGCCCACTACCATCGACCACTGTTCCATTAAGTTCACAAAGCCCATGCCTCTCTCCAGGTGTTAATCCCTCATCATTGCCAGGCAGTGATAGGACAAAGGCTCATTTTGCAGTGAAGTCTG GATGGAAAGCTGGAAGTCATTCAGGAATGGGAGCAGATTATCCTGGGATG ATGATCCAGGATATTTGCTTTAGTAACTACAGTCAATGGGTGGCAATTGTTTCATCCAAGGGGACGTGTCATGTTTTTCTCTTATCCCCTTTTGGCGGTGAAGCTGGATTCAGAATCCTTAATTCTCAGGGTGGAGAACCCCGTCTGCTTCCAGTTCTAACTTTACCCTGGTGGTCCACGTCATCACTCATGATAAATCAGCAATCTTTTCCACCCCCACCACCTGTTACTCTTTCTGTCGTGAGCAGAATTAAATACAGTAGCTTTGGATGGCTAAATACTGTAAACAATTCAGCTGGTTCAGGAAAAGGTTTTGTGCCTTCTGGTGCTGTTGCTGCTATTTTTCATAATACGCTCTCTCACAATATTCAGCATGTAAACTCAAAGCCCAATTCCCTGGAGCATCTGTTGGTTTATACTCCTTCAGGTCATGTAGTTCAGCATGAACTTCTGCCTTCTTTTGGTGCTGAACCAAGTCTCCACAGTTCTAGAACCGAATCAAGTTCTTTTTTACATATGCAGGAAGATGAtcttaaattaaaagttgaGCCTATTCAGTGGTGGGATGCGTGTAGAAGATCTGATTATTCAGAAAGAGGAGAGTGCATCTATGACTCCACCTTTGATGGGCAAGATGTAgccaaaaccaaaaccaaaaccatTCAGAATGAAAGAATAGATACCGAGGAAACATATGATTTGGATTTCCAGGAAATGAATGATGGTTCTAGTGCAGAAAAGGTTCTTAGAGTCCAAGGTCAATATGGTATATCTCATGAGCAATCCCACTGGTTTCTATCGAATGCAGAAGTACAAATGAGCTCCGGAAGGCTACCAATTTGGCAGAACTCCAAG ATTTATGTTATGAGTTCTCCAAGAATCAATAGTATAGCTGGTGGAGAGTTTGAAATCGAAAAAGTCCCTGTTCAAGAAATTGAAGTTAGGGAGAAGGAACTGTTACCTTGTTTTGACCACTGCCTCAACCTCGATTCTGGCTGCAATGACAG AGGCCTTCTTTTGGGAAGATGCATCAGTCCTACTTCTTCCGAGACGTACCAGTCTGAGGTCAAAGTCGCTGAAGAAATTGTTGTTATTTGTCACTCCAAACCGGCATCACTTAGCTCCACAGAGAGCTCAGATGGGG GTTCATCAAGAAGGATggaaaattttattgattttgatcAAGCAAGCTGCGAGAAGGCTTGTACTCTTTGTCAGCATCTAAATGAAATGTATTGGGAAAAAAGAGCTAGCGAGTCTTGCACAACACCAAGATCCTCAAATATTCTATCTACTAAAGTCGAATGTTCGAGGATCGATGGTTCCCCTTGTGATTTACACTTCTCAAACAGCGATTTTGATTTCCCTTCCATCGAACAAGTTTCTTCCAAAAGACCGCCTTTCAACAAAG TTACTTTTGAACACATTTGCCAGGAGGAACCCTGCAAGGCATTGGATGGTACTGATGGTTGCCACGATATAAATGATATTTCGACTGATCATGCCCGATCCCAACCGTAA
- the LOC120087342 gene encoding autophagy-related protein 18g-like isoform X2 has product MGENAALSNWLVTWAGFDILEVEPYVIRHVLLLGYLNGFQVLDVEDASNFKELVSKRGGPVSFLQIHPSPAKPDTPPAKTDGHDVLRRSHPLLLIVAGEESKDVAVGQNHNPTGVHPGSCANSHNAVQFYSLKSQSYVHVLRFRSAVCMVRCSSQIVAVGLATQIYCFDAITLEVVFSVLTSPVPEISGHGTTGINVGYGPMAVGPRWLAYPAVGPLPSTTVPLSSQSPCLSPGVNPSSLPGSDRTKAHFAVKSGWKAGSHSGMGADYPGMVAVKDFVTRAIITQFRAHTSPLSALCFDPSGTLLVTASIYGNNINIFRIIPNSRSGSSGLSFDCSSSHVHLYKLHRGITSAMIQDICFSNYSQWVAIVSSKGTCHVFLLSPFGGEAGFRILNSQGGEPRLLPVLTLPWWSTSSLMINQQSFPPPPPVTLSVVSRIKYSSFGWLNTVNNSAGSGKGFVPSGAVAAIFHNTLSHNIQHVNSKPNSLEHLLVYTPSGHVVQHELLPSFGAEPSLHSSRTESSSFLHMQEDDLKLKVEPIQWWDACRRSDYSERGECIYDSTFDGQDVAKTKTKTIQNERIDTEETYDLDFQEMNDGSSAEKVLRVQGQYGISHEQSHWFLSNAEVQMSSGRLPIWQNSKIYVMSSPRINSIAGGEFEIEKVPVQEIEVREKELLPCFDHCLNLDSGCNDRGLLLGRCISPTSSETYQSEVKVAEEIVVICHSKPASLSSTESSDGGSSRRMENFIDFDQASCEKACTLCQHLNEMYWEKRASESCTTPRSSNILSTKVECSRIDGSPCDLHFSNSDFDFPSIEQVSSKRPPFNKVTFEHICQEEPCKALDGTDGCHDINDISTDHARSQP; this is encoded by the exons ATGGGAGAGAACGCAGCCCTCTCGAATTGGCTG GTAACTTGGGCTGGTTTTGACATTCTGGAAGTTGAACCATATGTCATAAGGCACGTTCTCTTACTTGGTTATCTGAATGGATTTCAAGTACTTGACGTGGAGGATGCTTCTAACTTCAAAGAACTAGTTTCAAAGCGTGGTGGCCCTGTTTCCTTCTTACAGATTCATCCTTCTCCAGCAAAGCCTGATACTCCTCCAGCAAAGACGGATGGTCATGATGTGCTCAGAAGATCACACCCTTTATTGTTGATTGTTGCAGGAGAAGAAAGCAAAGATGTAGCTGTGGGACAAAACCATAATCCTACGGGTGTCCACCCAGGAAGTTGTGCCAACTCTCACAATGCTGTTCAGTTTTACTCCCTTAAGTCTCAATCTTATGTGCATGTTTTGAGATTCAGATCTGCCGTTTGTATGGTTAGATGCAGTTCTCAGATAGTAGCTGTGGGCCTGGCTACACAA ATATATTGCTTCGATGCAATCACCCTTGAGGTTGTATTTAGTGTTTTGACCTCTCCAGTTCCTGAGATATCAGGACATGGAACCACTGGAATTAATGTTGGTTATGGTCCCATGGCTGTGGGTCCAAGGTGGCTAGCATATCCTGCTGTTGGCCCACTACCATCGACCACTGTTCCATTAAGTTCACAAAGCCCATGCCTCTCTCCAGGTGTTAATCCCTCATCATTGCCAGGCAGTGATAGGACAAAGGCTCATTTTGCAGTGAAGTCTG GATGGAAAGCTGGAAGTCATTCAGGAATGGGAGCAGATTATCCTGGGATG GTTGCTGTTAAAGATTTTGTTACCCGGGCTATTATAACTCAGTTTAGAGCTCACACCAGCCCATTGTCTGCACTATGTTTTGATCCTAGTGGGACACTTCTAGTGACTGCATCAATATATGGGAATAACATCAATATCTTCCGAATCATACCGAATTCACGCAGTGGATCAAGTGGTCTAAGCTTTGACTGCAGCTCTTCTCATGTCCATCTTTACAAACTGCACCGTGGAATAACATCAGCT ATGATCCAGGATATTTGCTTTAGTAACTACAGTCAATGGGTGGCAATTGTTTCATCCAAGGGGACGTGTCATGTTTTTCTCTTATCCCCTTTTGGCGGTGAAGCTGGATTCAGAATCCTTAATTCTCAGGGTGGAGAACCCCGTCTGCTTCCAGTTCTAACTTTACCCTGGTGGTCCACGTCATCACTCATGATAAATCAGCAATCTTTTCCACCCCCACCACCTGTTACTCTTTCTGTCGTGAGCAGAATTAAATACAGTAGCTTTGGATGGCTAAATACTGTAAACAATTCAGCTGGTTCAGGAAAAGGTTTTGTGCCTTCTGGTGCTGTTGCTGCTATTTTTCATAATACGCTCTCTCACAATATTCAGCATGTAAACTCAAAGCCCAATTCCCTGGAGCATCTGTTGGTTTATACTCCTTCAGGTCATGTAGTTCAGCATGAACTTCTGCCTTCTTTTGGTGCTGAACCAAGTCTCCACAGTTCTAGAACCGAATCAAGTTCTTTTTTACATATGCAGGAAGATGAtcttaaattaaaagttgaGCCTATTCAGTGGTGGGATGCGTGTAGAAGATCTGATTATTCAGAAAGAGGAGAGTGCATCTATGACTCCACCTTTGATGGGCAAGATGTAgccaaaaccaaaaccaaaaccatTCAGAATGAAAGAATAGATACCGAGGAAACATATGATTTGGATTTCCAGGAAATGAATGATGGTTCTAGTGCAGAAAAGGTTCTTAGAGTCCAAGGTCAATATGGTATATCTCATGAGCAATCCCACTGGTTTCTATCGAATGCAGAAGTACAAATGAGCTCCGGAAGGCTACCAATTTGGCAGAACTCCAAG ATTTATGTTATGAGTTCTCCAAGAATCAATAGTATAGCTGGTGGAGAGTTTGAAATCGAAAAAGTCCCTGTTCAAGAAATTGAAGTTAGGGAGAAGGAACTGTTACCTTGTTTTGACCACTGCCTCAACCTCGATTCTGGCTGCAATGACAG AGGCCTTCTTTTGGGAAGATGCATCAGTCCTACTTCTTCCGAGACGTACCAGTCTGAGGTCAAAGTCGCTGAAGAAATTGTTGTTATTTGTCACTCCAAACCGGCATCACTTAGCTCCACAGAGAGCTCAGATGGGG GTTCATCAAGAAGGATggaaaattttattgattttgatcAAGCAAGCTGCGAGAAGGCTTGTACTCTTTGTCAGCATCTAAATGAAATGTATTGGGAAAAAAGAGCTAGCGAGTCTTGCACAACACCAAGATCCTCAAATATTCTATCTACTAAAGTCGAATGTTCGAGGATCGATGGTTCCCCTTGTGATTTACACTTCTCAAACAGCGATTTTGATTTCCCTTCCATCGAACAAGTTTCTTCCAAAAGACCGCCTTTCAACAAAG TTACTTTTGAACACATTTGCCAGGAGGAACCCTGCAAGGCATTGGATGGTACTGATGGTTGCCACGATATAAATGATATTTCGACTGATCATGCCCGATCCCAACCGTAA